A stretch of DNA from Thermanaerosceptrum fracticalcis:
GCTATCCGTGACGATAAAACGGTGGATTTTCGTAATAAGTATAGGAATATCGATGTATTGCTAGTCGATGATATTCAGTTTTTAGCCGGTAAAGAGAGAACCCAGGAAGAGTTTTTCCATACTTTTAATGCCCTGCATGAGGCCAATAAACAAATCATTATTTCCAGTGACCGTCCACCCAAAGATATTCCCACTTTGGAGGACAGGCTCAGATCCCGCTTCGAATGGGGCTTAATTACTGATATTCAACCCCCTGATTTAGAAACCAGGATTGCTATCTTGCGTAAAAAATCAGAAATAGAAAATCTTGATGTACCTAATGAAGTCATGGTCTACATAGCCAATAAAATACATTCTAACATCCGTGAATTAGAAGGAGCTCTAATCCGGGTTATCGCTTATTCTTCCTTAAGCAATCGTGATATTACCATGGAACTCTGCATGGATGCTTTGAAAGACATTATTACTGATTCCCGTCCTAAATTAATTACTGCCAGCCTCATCCAGAATAAAGTTTCTGAGTATTTTGGTTTAAGGCTGGATGAATTTAAAGCCAAGAAACGAACAAGAAACGTGGCCTTCCCCAGACAGGTGGCCATGTACCTTTGCAGGGAACTCACGGATATGTCTTTACCTAAAATAGGTGAAGAATTCGGTGGGCGCGATCATACCACCGTCATCCATGCCCATGAGAAAATATCCGCCGATATTAAAAAAGACCCTCAACTGGAAGCGACCATCAAAAGTATTATTGAAAAAATCCAAAATGGTTAGTATGTGGATATTTTGACTGATAAAATGTTATCAACATGTGGATAAATCTTATAATCCTTTTTTATTTGATGCATTGTGGACAGGCAAGTTAACTTGTCCACATTTTATTCAGACTTAAAAACTCAATAATAAAACGGCTCTTTCAAGGCTTTCCACATATCCACATCCCTTACTACTATTACTACGATTTAAAGAAATTATTATTATATGCTGGGGGAGGCAGTAGCGTGAAAACATTCTCGACAAGCGTCGAAGACCCCTGAGCTTAAAAAAGGGTATAGCAAACAAGCCCTAACGGAAGCAGAGCGCAGAAAGATTAAGCAGGCAGCGTGATATGTTCGGGGTTTACGATACCATGGGCAACCAAGAGTTTAGCAGCTTGCCTCAAAGCTTTCTCCTTTTGCTTATTGCGAAGCTCCACCGGCATATCAACATGGTAGAGGTCACAAGGATTGAAGACTTCACCTGATTGGAGCATATGATAAGTGGCTGTAAGTATCATTCTGGCAATGGCGATTATGGCTCGTTTCTTCCCTCGGCGCTTGGATATCCGCTCATATTTGATACGGTAGTAAGCGGAAGAATTCGATTTTACAGCGGCATGGGCTGCTTGCACGAGCGTGGGCTTGAGATAAACCCCGGCCCTCGTAATGCGAACGGACTTCTTTTTGCCTGCGGATTGATTGTTGCCGGGCGTTAGTCCCCCCCAGCAGCATAAGCGTTTCGAGGATGAGAACTGAGACATATCCGTACCAATTTCGGAGAGGATCGTAATGGCTATGTTACGGTCAACTCCGGGAATGGTACACAGTAGGGCAATGGCGCTTTCCAAGGGTGCAGCCAACCGGGCGATGGTTTGGTCGAGGTCGGCAATGAGCTGCTCCACGAAATCCAAGTGTTTGCGGACGAAACGGATGCGTGTCTTCTGTTCCGCAGACATTTGAAAACCCTCAATAGATTCGATGACCTCGTCGGCTTTCTTCTTCAAGGAGCGTTGCAGCAAGGAAACGCAATGTTTTGGATCGAAAGAATCCGAGTTTACAAGGTAGTCCGTGATGGAAGAGGCAGATTTGCCAAACATGTCGGAAACGACAGCATCAAGGGCGACATTGCAAACGGTGAAAGCGTTCTGAAAGCGGTTCTTTTCGCTGGATTTACAGGAAACGAGCTTGAAGCGGTATCGCGTATACTCCCGCAAAATGCGGATGTTCTTGGACGGGATAAAGCTACCGGGAACCAGACCGAGGCGAAAAAGATCGCCGATCCACTTGGAATCCTTGACATCATCCTTGTTGCCCTTAACAGCAGCAACCCACTTGGGGTTGGCGACGGTAACCCGGATGCTGTCCTCCAGCAAATTGTATATGGGAACATAATACTTCCCGGTGCTCTCCATGCAAACGTCAAAGCAGTTGTTGTCAATCAGCCACTGCTTAAACGCCAGAATGGATTTGTTAAAGGTAGAAAAACGCTTTTTTTTGTAACTCGGAACGATACCCTGCGTTGTGATGAGCGTAGCGACGAGAAATGTCTTGTGTACATCGACGCCACAACAGATGGGATAAACGATTCTCAGAATTCTCCCTCCTTGCAATGAAATTGTGAGGGAGAAGACAGTGACTGGATCGCCGCACATTTAACGCTGAGTTAAAACAATGATTAGCGTGCGGCCTCATGGCACCACTTATTTGTGCTTGTAAGGCGATCCTTACACTGGTTTTTATACTGATTTAAGCCAAGAGGCAGTCTGCAACTCGCCTCACCGTGCTTTGTAGTGTGCCTTCTCCTCAGACAGATTGTACTGTAATCAGGGTGGGTGTGCACCTGTTTTCATTACTATTTGTGTCGCCCGCACCGGCGGCGCGAGATGGAGGTTTTTATGAAAATAACAGCCACAAAAGAAAATCTTTTGTTTGGTGTTCAGGCCGTCCAAAAAGCAGTAAGTACAAAAAATACCCTGCCTATTCTTATAGGTATTAAAATAGAAGCCCAGGGAAACTTACTGTATTTTACGGCCACTGATTTGGAAATGGGCATCCAGTGTTATGTTCCGGCTGATATCATTTATGAAGGAGCTATTGTTGTACCGGCCCGTCATTTTTCGGAAATAGTAAGGAGACTGCCCAACTGTACTATTACCCTGGAGTTGAACACCAATCACGAAATTACAATCAAATATGAAAACTCCGAACTTACTTTAAAAACCTTACCCCCCGATGATTTTCCCGTCCTGCCTAACATCAAAGGAAACTACGAAATATCCGTCCAGGCTTCACTCTTACGCCAAATGATCAGGCAGACTGTCTTTGCGGCGGGTAATGATGAAGCCCGTCCTTTGTTTACAGGAATATTATGTGAAGTAAATGAGAATAAGTTAAGAATGATAGCCACCGATACCCATCGTTTGGCTTTAAGGGAAGGTATTCCTCAAAGCAGTTCGGGGGATAATTTCAGTTTTATCGTTCCTAGAAAAATCATGTCTGAACTGGCCCGTCTTATTGTAGATGAAGATGAACCGTGTTTTATTTCCGTAACGAAAAACCAGGTATCTTTTATGTCTGCCAATATTCGTTTAATGTGCAGGCTTTTGGAGGGACAGTTTCCTAACTACCGCCAGGTTATACCTACCCAGTTTAAGTCCAAAATACGCTGCAAGACAAAACTGCTGCAGGAATCCCTAGAAAGAATCTCTTTGTTTTCTATGCAAAACGATAACAGCAATACCATAAATATTAAGATTGATGAAATGACGATAGTAGTTTCTTCAAGGTCTGAGCTGGGACAGGGTTATGAACAAATCGCCGTGGAACAGGAAGGAGAACCTGTTAATATTTCCTTTAACGCCCGTTATCTCATCGACGTCTTAAAAAACGTAGAGGCGGAAATGGTTACCATTGAGTTTACAGGTCCCTTAAGTCCGGGAATTGTGAGACCTGCCGACAGTGATAATTTCCTTTATTTGATTTTGCCTGTCAGGTCATAGTAGGAGGGGCAGCCCCTTGTATTTAGAGAGATTGGGTCTTACTAATTATCGCAACTATGAAACATTAAACGAGGATTTCTCGGCCCAGTTAAATATTCTTTCCGGTCCCAATGCCCAGGGTAAAACAAATTTATTGGAAGCCATATATTACCTGGCCACGGGTAAGACCTATCGTCCTGCCCGTGATCTCCAGTTAATTCGCTGGAATCATCAGGCCTTTTCTATTCAGGGAAAGATTAGAAATAAACAGGGATATGTGACCTTGGAGGTTCTTTATAAAATCGGTGAACAAAACAGCAAGGAAATAAAAGTGAACGGCCTAAAAATTTATAAGACTTCAGAGCTTTTAGGAAATTTAACTGCTGTTTTATTTGCGCCGGAAGATCTTAATATTATTAAAGGTTCTCCCCTGGAAAGAAGAAAAATTTTAGACAATGATATCTCCCAGGTAAGCCCGGGCTATTTTCTCAAATTACAACAGTATAACAGGGTTTTGAACCAGAGAAATTATTTATTAAAAAAAATTCGTGAACGTGGTAAAGGCTTTGATGAACTGGAAATATGGAATGAACAATTTCTAGAACTCAGTGAAAGTATTATTTTAAAAAGAATTAATGTCTTGGAGAAATTGTCGCCCTTAACCCGTTTGATGCAGCGAAAACTCACAAATGGCCAGGAAAACCTGGAAATTCGCTATCTTTTTTCCAGGCAGAAGGAACTCAAATTAAACCATGATTTAAAAAAGGTTTTACTGGAGGAATTGGAAAAGTACCGGGGGGAAGAAATAAAAAAAGGAATATCTTTATGGGGACCCCATCGTGATGATTTATTAATCTCATTAAATGGCAATGATTTAAAAGTATATGGTTCCCAGGGACAGCATAGAACAGCTGTTTTAGCCTTAAAACTCTCGGAACTGGAATTTTTTAAAGCAGAATCCGGTGAATTTCCTGTCCTCCTCCTGGATGACGTACTTTCTGAATTAGACCAGGAGAGAAGAGGATTTTTACTTAATATCATTAAAGAAAAAAAAATACAGTGTTTTATTACCACCACTGAAGACATAGCATTGGAAAATGACAGGATAACCATACAAAAATTTCTGATCCGGCAGGGTACGTTAATAAAATGCAGAGGAGGAAAGTGAATGTTTCTACATTTGGGCGGGGATACTTCTGTTCTCTTAAGAGACGTTGTAGGAATTTTTGATCTCGATTCGATAAAAGACAGTCCAGCCACCAAGGAGTTTCTGGAAATTGCCAGGGATGAAGGACTAATCTCCATGGTTGGTACAGAGGATAAAATTAAAAGTTTTATCATTACCAAAGAAAAGGTATATTACTCTCCTATTTCTTCCATAACTTTACAAAAGAGAGCTTTAAATATAATGGATTTAGAAGACGGATTAGAGGAGCAATAAAAACTTGGTGCAAGCCAAGTTTTCTTTGTTTACTTCTAAATTAATGTAATTTCTTGTGAGGATATACAATAATTTGTTATAATTAACTTTTAGGAAGTCTGACATAAAGAGGTGAGTGATTTGAGTAATGAATATACTGCAAGTCAGATTCAAGTTTTGGAAGGTCTAGAAGCGGTCAGAAAACGCCCTGGTATGTATATTGGCAGTACAAGCTCCCGTGGTCTGCATCACCTGGTTTATGAAATTGTTGATAACAGTATTGACGAAGCCTTAGCCGGTTATTGTGATAAGATTGAGGTTACTATCCATAAAGATAACAGTGTTACCGTTACGGATAACGGGAGAGGTATCCCCGTGGAAAGACATCCTCAAATGGATAAATCTGCCTTGGAAGTCGTGCTTACCGTTTTACATGCCGGTGGTAAATTTGGTGGTGAAGGCTATAAAGTCTCCGGTGGTTTGCACGGTGTAGGTGCTTCCGTCGTTAATGCTCTTTCTCAGTGGTTAGAAGTAAAGGTAAAAAGAGATGGGAAAATACACCACCAGCGTTATGAACGGGGTAAGCCTATCACTGAATTAAAAGTAATTGGTACAACAGAAGGTACAGGTACATCCATTAGTTTTTTACCTGATCCTACCATTTTTGAGGAGACAGAGTTCGATTTGGATATTTTAACCCACCGCCTGCGAGAACTCTCCTTTTTAAACAAAGGCATAAAGATTATTTTAAAAGATGAAAGAATCAATGAAAAACTTTTCTTCCAGCATGATGGGGGGATCGTTGATTTTGTTAAATACCTGAATAAGAATAAGGACGTCCTCCATCCCAAACCTATTTATTTTGCCAGTGAAAAGGAAGGGACAGAGGTAGAAGTAGCTTTACAATATAATGACGGTTACGTGGAAAACATTTATTCTTTTGCCAACAATATTCACACCACCGAAGGCGGTACCCATGAATCCGGTTTCAAATCGGCCCTGACCCGGGTAATGAATGATTATGCCCGTAAA
This window harbors:
- the dnaA gene encoding chromosomal replication initiator protein DnaA codes for the protein MLKNQNTEIWQAILSQLENELSRPSFETWLKSTHLISLEDNHLIIGVPNEFAKDWLENRYYSLIKNKAENVLKRDVKLHFVIPGQEHEIRGKLEKNRPAMKSSFQLDDFSGMTLNPKYTFDTFVVGNSNRFAHAASLAVAEAIAKAYNPLFIYGGVGLGKTHLMHAIGHYALEHHKNARVMYVSSEKFTNELINAIRDDKTVDFRNKYRNIDVLLVDDIQFLAGKERTQEEFFHTFNALHEANKQIIISSDRPPKDIPTLEDRLRSRFEWGLITDIQPPDLETRIAILRKKSEIENLDVPNEVMVYIANKIHSNIRELEGALIRVIAYSSLSNRDITMELCMDALKDIITDSRPKLITASLIQNKVSEYFGLRLDEFKAKKRTRNVAFPRQVAMYLCRELTDMSLPKIGEEFGGRDHTTVIHAHEKISADIKKDPQLEATIKSIIEKIQNG
- a CDS encoding IS110 family transposase, producing the protein MCGDPVTVFSLTISLQGGRILRIVYPICCGVDVHKTFLVATLITTQGIVPSYKKKRFSTFNKSILAFKQWLIDNNCFDVCMESTGKYYVPIYNLLEDSIRVTVANPKWVAAVKGNKDDVKDSKWIGDLFRLGLVPGSFIPSKNIRILREYTRYRFKLVSCKSSEKNRFQNAFTVCNVALDAVVSDMFGKSASSITDYLVNSDSFDPKHCVSLLQRSLKKKADEVIESIEGFQMSAEQKTRIRFVRKHLDFVEQLIADLDQTIARLAAPLESAIALLCTIPGVDRNIAITILSEIGTDMSQFSSSKRLCCWGGLTPGNNQSAGKKKSVRITRAGVYLKPTLVQAAHAAVKSNSSAYYRIKYERISKRRGKKRAIIAIARMILTATYHMLQSGEVFNPCDLYHVDMPVELRNKQKEKALRQAAKLLVAHGIVNPEHITLPA
- the dnaN gene encoding DNA polymerase III subunit beta; amino-acid sequence: MKITATKENLLFGVQAVQKAVSTKNTLPILIGIKIEAQGNLLYFTATDLEMGIQCYVPADIIYEGAIVVPARHFSEIVRRLPNCTITLELNTNHEITIKYENSELTLKTLPPDDFPVLPNIKGNYEISVQASLLRQMIRQTVFAAGNDEARPLFTGILCEVNENKLRMIATDTHRLALREGIPQSSSGDNFSFIVPRKIMSELARLIVDEDEPCFISVTKNQVSFMSANIRLMCRLLEGQFPNYRQVIPTQFKSKIRCKTKLLQESLERISLFSMQNDNSNTINIKIDEMTIVVSSRSELGQGYEQIAVEQEGEPVNISFNARYLIDVLKNVEAEMVTIEFTGPLSPGIVRPADSDNFLYLILPVRS
- the recF gene encoding DNA replication/repair protein RecF (All proteins in this family for which functions are known are DNA-binding proteins that assist the filamentation of RecA onto DNA for the initiation of recombination or recombinational repair.), producing MYLERLGLTNYRNYETLNEDFSAQLNILSGPNAQGKTNLLEAIYYLATGKTYRPARDLQLIRWNHQAFSIQGKIRNKQGYVTLEVLYKIGEQNSKEIKVNGLKIYKTSELLGNLTAVLFAPEDLNIIKGSPLERRKILDNDISQVSPGYFLKLQQYNRVLNQRNYLLKKIRERGKGFDELEIWNEQFLELSESIILKRINVLEKLSPLTRLMQRKLTNGQENLEIRYLFSRQKELKLNHDLKKVLLEELEKYRGEEIKKGISLWGPHRDDLLISLNGNDLKVYGSQGQHRTAVLALKLSELEFFKAESGEFPVLLLDDVLSELDQERRGFLLNIIKEKKIQCFITTTEDIALENDRITIQKFLIRQGTLIKCRGGK
- the remB gene encoding extracellular matrix regulator RemB, whose translation is MFLHLGGDTSVLLRDVVGIFDLDSIKDSPATKEFLEIARDEGLISMVGTEDKIKSFIITKEKVYYSPISSITLQKRALNIMDLEDGLEEQ